The Seriola aureovittata isolate HTS-2021-v1 ecotype China chromosome 12, ASM2101889v1, whole genome shotgun sequence genome window below encodes:
- the camsap2b gene encoding calmodulin-regulated spectrin-associated protein 2 isoform X3, with the protein MGDAADDRGMRRTFIVPAIKSFDHYDFTRAKISCSLTWLVAKAFGSDAIPEELVEPFYRDQYNQEHLKPPVACLLQSAELYCRAGSLILRSDAVKPLLGHNAVIQALAQKGLYVTDQDRLVTERDLTSTPIHMSSHLALIDTLMMAYTVEMVSVERVMSCINRYSSAEPSHSDGHIQELPYDTEDAITTWINKVNEHLRDILVEEQKLREAAFQESNTATHKARYRREHAQQRSAPSLPLVENLLKDNTDGCALTALLHFYCPQAVRLEDICLKETMSLADSLYNLQLVQEFCKNNLNHCCHFSLEDMLYAHASVKSNYLVFMAELFWWFEVVKPSFVQPRVFDPNACEPVPSRNMAPVSSPVKQSYADRPDSPENIPVEGIMKRSTSMSYVDGCVGTWPKEKRSSSRGISFEIPLDGDPTMLPCEAPSLRGMTRSASSDGLGFKVHYASRGGMKRHLSLVPVNVNGQSRHIPEEDEDFISHKPLGRNNTFSVKNQSRHSNGVLPDSIHSSSNHHGNHSGHISPSTPPSIEEALKIIHDTERPHASLGVGDGDNGFFLHGAEPSDPAGAQGQGDDLGSAKARLNEHDPNSVSTDEVDTGIHVRTEDIQSLDEDSSSLRDYSDIDPDCEAVTRSCPLPDQLEMETSKEGGRKEVGDTNPEGERGNGVDRSSPCPSSAPTIPRSHTVSPASSSGGSGGGLVRMTSFAEQKFRKLEGRSSGGTTPESSDLNVPYTHSTKNISSQISTPPLPITSPSPVTPSPRDPSHVIASEMIQLRMKLEEKRRAIEAQKKKVEAAFTRHRQRMGRTAFLNVVRRKGVTPPISLSSGGAETPSPEPLMSSKGSSQSSMERAERCKPDGAAPKSPCEDGGGVAPGEIDLAEYTRSIERLNTSLGFLQTEMQRLAQQQERIMAMREQQQQAWVIPPPAPSPHRQLRELRSSSVTGRGSGRGSVGSLSPILSSSGSPRAPNRSPAGIKRRPASFHARTPRTPRPNDLKVTPFSRMLNTPTSVDSLPRLRRFTPSQPQLCSFSYLGNDERSGENKNQEAKNNKENAKDKEETVAKKSAGTPQPATKETAKEKEDEQQERRKAEQPPLKGEVKQSRMSEVLRQPVSEIQGAAGSQVKDDPQDKRDLVEVPLSGLKPPEGHSQEMTREGETGGDTVGDDQKMCCGFFFKDDVKGEEDMAAKKAALLEKRLRREKEAQERKQQQELDQEQKREAARLKAEEEQQKKDDEKARRDYIKNEYLRMKQLKLMQDMDEVIKPRSGSLKKKPRPKSIHRDVMESSTPPVRATGVRPRGFSVSSVSLASLNLADNDRDQPDNRKNNRPDSAEGFSSCPSAGSRNGEKDWENDSTTSSTPSNAEYTGPKLYKEPSAKSNKHIIQNALAHCCLAGKVNEGQKNKILDEMEKSEANNFLVLFRDAGCQFRSVYTYCPETEEITKLAGIGPRNITTKMIEGLYKYNSDRKQFSQIPAKTMSASVDAITIASHLWQTKKQGTPKKLHPK; encoded by the exons AGTTCCCATCTGGCGCTCATAGACACCCTGATGATGGCGTACACAGTGGAGATGGTGAGCGTGGAGAGGGTGATGTCCTGCATCAACAGGTACTCCTCCGCTGAACCCTCACACAGTGACGGACACATCCAGGAGCTGCCTTATGACACAGAGGATGCAATCACCACCTGGATTAACAAg gtGAATGAACACCTAAGGGATATCCTTGTGGAGGAGCAGAAGCTGAGAGAGGCTGCCTTTCAGGAgtcaaacacagcaacacacaaa GCTCGCTACAGGAGGGAGCATGCCCAGCAGAGGAGCGCTCCTTCGCTCCCCCTGGTGGAGAACCTGCTGAAGGACAACACAGACGGCTGCGCCCTGACTGCCCTGCTGCACTTCTACTGCCCACAGGCCGTCAGACTGGAAG ATATCTGCCTCAAGGAGACCATGTCACTGGCTGACAGTCTGTACAACCTCCAGCTGGTGCAGGAGTTCTGCAAGAACAACCTGAACCACTGCTGCCACTTCAGCCTGGAGGACATGCTCTACGCGCATGCATCCGTAAAG AGTAACTATCTGGTGTTTATGGCTGAGCTTTTCTGGTGGTTTGAAGTGGTTAAACCCTCGTTTGTGCAGCCCAGAGTCTTCGACCCGAATG cGTGTGAGCCTGTACCCTCTAGAAATATGGCTCCTGTATCCAGTCCAGTCAAACAGAGCTATGCAGACAGACCTGACAGCCCGGAAAACATCCCTGTCGAGG GAATAATGAAGAGATCTACCTCCATGTCCTATGTAGATGGCTGTGTTGGGACATGGCCCAAAGAAAAACG ctcctcctctcGAGGAATCTCCTTTGAGATTCCTCTGGACGGAGACCCGACTATGCTGCCCTGTGAAGCTCCCTCCCTCAGAGGTATGACCCGGTCGGCCAGCAGTGACGGTCTAGGGTTCAAAGTTCACTATGCATCCCGAGGAGGCATGAAGCGCCACCTCTCCCTCGTGCCCGTCAATGTAAACGGCCAGAGCAGACACATACCGGAGGAGGATGAGGACTTCATCTCCCACAAACCCCTGGGGCGGAACAACACATTCTCAGTCAAGAACCAAAGCAG GCACTCCAATGGGGTCCTCCCTGACAGCATCCACAGCTCCAgcaatcaccatggtaaccataGCGGCCACATCAGCCCATCAACCCCTCCGAGCATTGAGGAGGCCCTGAAGATTATCCACGACACAGAAAGGCCCCACGCCAGCCTGGGCGTGGGGGACGGAGACAATGGCTTCTTTCTCCACGGTGCGGAGCCCTCAGACCCTGCAGGGGCCCAAGGTCAAGGAGACGACCTGGGTTCAGCTAAGGCTCGGCTGAATGAGCACGACCCCAACTCGGTGTCCACTGATGAAGTTGACACGGGCATCCATGTGAGGACAGAGGACATCCAGAGCTTGGATGAGGACTCCTCCTCACTGCGAGACTATTCAGATATAGACCCAGACTGTGAGGCCGTGACCAGGTCGTGCCCTCTGCCTGACCAGCTGGAGATGGAGACAAGCAAGGAAGGAGGGCGCAAAGAGGTTGGTGACACTAATCCTGAGGGTGAGAGGGGAAATGGAGTTGACAGGAGCAGCCCCTGTCCCAGCTCAGCACCCACAATCCCCAGATCTCACACTGTCAGCCCAGCCTCGTCGTCTGGTGGCTCTGGTGGAGGCCTGGTGCGGATGACGAGCTTTGCAGAGCAGAAATTCAGGAAGTTGGAGGGGAGGAGTAGTGGAGGAACCACACCAGAGAGTTCAGATCTCAACGTACCGTACACACACTcgacaaaaaacatttcttctcaG ATCTCTACACCTCCTTTGCCAATCACATCTCCCTCCCCAGTAACACCTTCCCCCAGAGACCCCTCCCATGTCATAGCGTCAGAGATGATCCAACTGAGGATGAAGCTGGAAGAGAAACGCAGAGCCATTGAAGCCCAGAAGAAGAAG GTGGAAGCAGCTTTTACTCGCCATCGCCAAAGGATGGGCAGAACGGCCTTTCTGAATGTTGTGAGAAGGAAAGGAGTCACACCCCCCATCAGCCTTAGCTCAGGGGGAGCAGAAACACCTTCCCCAGAGCCGCTCATGTCCTCAAAGGGAAGCAGCCAGAGCAGCATGGAGCGGGCGGAGAGGTGCAAGCCAGATGGAGCAGCTCCAAAATCGCCCTGTGAAGATGGCGGAG GTGTTGCACCAGGAGAAATCGACCTTGCAGAATACACACGCTCCATTGAGAGACTGAACACGTCACTGGGCTTCCTGCAGACAGAAATGCAGCGTTTGGcccagcagcaggagaggatcATGGCCATGagagagcaacaacaacaagcctGGGtcattcctcctcctgctccatctCCGCACAG GCAGCTGCGTGAGCTGCGTAGCAGCAGCGTAACAGGCCGGGGATCAGGCCGAGGCTCGGTTGGGTCTTTGTCTCCTATCCTGTCTTCTTCTGGCTCTCCACGTGCTCCTAATCGTTCCCCAGCTGGCATCAAGCGGCGGCCAGCCTCTTTCCATGCCAGGACGCCTCGGACTCCACGACCAAATGATCTGAAGGTCACCCCCTTCAGCCGAATGCTCAACACCCCCACTTCGGTGGACAGCCTACCCAGACTGAGGCGCTTCACCCCCAGCCAACCCCAGCTCTGTTCTTTCTCCTACTTGGGCAATGATGAGAGGTCTGGGGAAAACAAGAACCAAGAGGCCaagaacaacaaagaaaacGCTAAAGACAAAGAAGAGACAGTGGCTAAGAAGAGTGCTGGCACTCCTCAGCCTGCTACTAAAGAAACAGCCAAAGAGAAGGAAGATGAgcaacaggagaggagaaaggcagAACAGCCTCCTTTGAAGGGTGAAGTCAAACAATCAAGGATGTCAGAGGTGTTGCGTCAGCCGGTATCTGAGATCCAAGGGGCCGCAGGCAGCCAGGTCAAAGACGACCCTCAGGACAAGAGGGACCTGGTAGAGGTGCCTCTGTCTGGGCTGAAGCCTCCAGAAGGCCACAGTCAGGAGAtgacaagagagggagaaactgGAGGAGATACTGTTGGAGACGATCAAAAGATGTGCTGTGGATTCTTCTTCAAG GATGATGTAAAAGGGGAGGAGGATATGGCAGCAAAGAAAGCAGCACTGCTGGAGAAGAGgctgaggagggagaaggaagcCCAGGAGAGGAAGCAACAGCAGGAGCTGGACCAGGAGCAGAAGAGGGAAGCTGCAcg GctgaaagcagaggaggagcagcagaagaagGATGACGAGAAAGCCAGGAGGGATTACATCAAGAATGAGTATTTGAGGATGAAGCAGCTCAAACTGATGCAGGACATGGACGAAGTCATCAAACCTCGATCTGGAAGTCTCAAGAAGAAGCCACGTCCCAAATCAATCCACAGAGACGTCATGGAGTCATCTACTCCCCCTGTGAGAGCAACAG GGGTGCGTCCTCGAGGCTTCTCAGTATCTAGTGTTTCTTTGGCGTCTCTCAATCTAGCTGACAACGACAGAGACCAGCCAGATAACAGGAAGAACAACAG GCCGGACTCTGCGGaaggtttttcttcttgtccttCGGCTGGAAGTCGCAACGGAGAGAAGGACTGGGAGAATGATTCTaccacctcctccactccctctaACGCTGAGTACACAG GACCCAAACTATACAAGGAGCCCAGTGCAAAGTCCAACAAGCACATCATCCAGAATGCCCTGGCTCACTGCTGCCTCGCTGGCAAGGTCAACGAAGGGCAGAAAAACAAGATACTGGAT GAAATGGAGAAATCCGAAGCCAATAACTTCTTGGTGTTGTTCCGTGACGCTGGATGCCAGTTCAGGTCAGTGTACACCTACTGCCCCGAGACCGAAGAAATCACCAAACTAGCCGGCATCGGGCCCAGGAACATCACGACCAAGATGATCGAGGGCCTCTACAAGTACAactcagacaggaaacagttcAGCCAGATCCCAGCCAAAACCATGTCCGCCAGTGTGGACGCCATCACCATCGCCAGCCATCTGTGGCAGACCAAGAAGCAGGGGACGCCCAAAAAACTGCATCCTAAGTAG